A single Halopelagius longus DNA region contains:
- a CDS encoding ParA family protein yields MTDTDTARITVANQKGGAGKTTDVIHTGGALAARDHDVLLVDIDYHGGLTCSLGYNDLYYDTDRTTLFDVLDFDQMESVNDIIVEHEEFDILPASEKLANNKNIQTLLEAPKSRERLGMTLDELDRDYDYIIVDTPPSLNVLTDNALVATGNVVIPVIPEKLNANSLQIFAKQLGSLEQAYGDINRLAIVCNRVEQNAEHRKTIEEINSAYSLPVFEIPKRTDLSQSIGEGVSVFGFGKENKRVEDARELFNEIADLFDETFEKPAPQEVEA; encoded by the coding sequence ATGACCGACACAGACACCGCACGAATCACCGTAGCGAATCAGAAGGGAGGCGCAGGGAAGACGACCGACGTCATTCATACTGGCGGGGCATTGGCCGCCCGGGACCACGACGTCCTTCTGGTCGACATCGACTATCACGGAGGACTCACCTGCTCGCTCGGTTACAACGATCTGTACTACGACACTGACCGCACAACGCTATTCGACGTCCTCGATTTCGATCAGATGGAGTCGGTGAACGACATCATCGTCGAGCACGAGGAGTTCGACATCCTCCCCGCGAGTGAGAAGCTCGCGAACAACAAGAACATCCAGACGCTCCTGGAAGCGCCAAAGAGTAGGGAACGGCTGGGGATGACACTTGACGAACTCGACAGGGACTATGACTACATCATCGTCGATACACCGCCTTCCCTGAACGTCCTCACCGATAACGCCCTCGTCGCGACCGGCAATGTCGTCATCCCCGTCATTCCCGAGAAACTCAACGCAAACAGCCTCCAGATTTTCGCGAAGCAGCTAGGCTCACTCGAACAGGCGTACGGTGACATCAACCGTCTCGCAATTGTCTGCAATCGTGTTGAGCAGAACGCGGAGCACCGCAAGACTATCGAGGAGATCAACTCAGCGTATTCGCTCCCTGTCTTCGAGATTCCAAAGCGGACCGACCTCTCCCAGTCCATCGGTGAAGGCGTGTCCGTCTTCGGCTTTGGTAAGGAGAACAAGCGCGTGGAGGATGCTCGCGAGTTGTTCAACGAGATTGCCGACCTGTTCGACGAGACGTTTGAGAAGCCCGCTCCTCAGGAGGTAGAAGCATGA
- a CDS encoding MarR family transcriptional regulator encodes MNTDRGITEETETRELVHFVTQQTRFALISNILQHPKQLPSMYELEELNPSVSDATVYKHIQKLIDAGIVREVALDDDRRRQGYPWKFYGLTEKGRTFLEEHNLLAAEETLQQIYETISDKPEKMVKYEDAPRPEEQ; translated from the coding sequence ATGAATACTGACCGAGGGATTACTGAGGAGACGGAAACGCGCGAGCTCGTCCACTTCGTCACCCAGCAGACCCGGTTCGCGCTCATCAGTAACATCCTTCAGCACCCGAAGCAACTGCCCTCGATGTATGAACTCGAGGAGCTCAACCCTAGCGTCAGCGATGCCACCGTCTACAAGCACATCCAAAAGCTGATCGACGCCGGCATCGTCAGGGAGGTCGCACTCGACGACGACCGGCGCCGACAGGGCTATCCCTGGAAGTTCTACGGTCTCACCGAGAAGGGACGGACATTCCTCGAGGAACACAATCTGCTCGCCGCTGAGGAGACGCTTCAACAAATCTACGAAACCATCTCCGACAAACCCGAGAAGATGGTCAAGTACGAGGATGCGCCTCGTCCTGAAGAGCAGTAG
- a CDS encoding Cdc6/Cdc18 family protein, whose product MGRFNRESFIIQDKDVLRDDYQPETLEERDEELDEYAAALRPVIQGWQPNNVFLYGVTGVGKTAATHDLLEELQESAEEYDDVDLNVIELNCTGCTTSYQVAVNLVNEIRSPSHPLTTVSSSREPMSETGYQQKRIFNELYNDLESVGGTILVVLDEIDNIGSDDDILYELPRARSQLDLNVKIGVIGISNDFKFRENLSPKVKDTLCEEEILFPPYDANELRNILRQRADIALHSDVLESDVIPLCAAFSAQDSGSARQALRLLRKAADIAENEAMAGGEAKITEEHVREAEHQIQRQQVVEGMHSLTRQGQYVLLTVCQLAAEGETPERTKLIYQRYQKILRNHGTDPLKRRRVHDHLSDLSLHGILRLVDSTGGRGNYNEYELDVSLSSALDALESEFGDLTEIRETAKRHQVLD is encoded by the coding sequence ATGGGCCGATTCAATCGAGAATCGTTCATCATCCAGGACAAAGACGTCCTCCGTGATGATTACCAACCAGAGACACTCGAGGAGCGGGACGAAGAACTCGACGAATATGCGGCCGCTCTCCGTCCCGTCATTCAGGGCTGGCAACCGAACAACGTCTTTCTCTATGGCGTTACCGGCGTCGGGAAGACCGCTGCTACACACGATCTTCTCGAGGAACTGCAGGAATCCGCCGAAGAGTACGATGACGTTGATCTCAACGTTATCGAACTCAACTGTACTGGCTGCACTACTTCTTATCAGGTAGCGGTCAATCTCGTGAACGAGATTCGTTCACCGTCGCACCCTCTCACTACTGTCTCATCCTCACGGGAACCGATGAGCGAGACTGGTTACCAACAGAAACGCATCTTCAACGAACTCTACAACGACCTCGAGTCGGTTGGGGGGACGATTCTCGTTGTCCTCGACGAAATCGATAATATCGGCTCGGATGACGATATCCTATACGAACTCCCGCGGGCACGGTCTCAGCTGGATCTCAACGTGAAAATCGGTGTTATCGGTATCTCGAACGATTTCAAGTTCCGAGAAAATCTGTCTCCGAAGGTGAAAGATACACTTTGCGAAGAGGAGATTCTCTTTCCTCCTTATGATGCAAACGAACTGCGAAACATTCTTCGACAACGTGCTGATATCGCACTTCACAGCGATGTTCTTGAGTCAGATGTAATCCCGCTATGTGCGGCGTTCTCGGCACAGGATTCAGGGTCTGCTCGCCAGGCACTCCGTCTATTACGGAAAGCTGCTGACATCGCTGAGAACGAGGCAATGGCCGGTGGCGAGGCGAAGATCACGGAGGAACACGTCCGGGAAGCTGAGCATCAAATTCAGCGCCAGCAGGTTGTCGAAGGAATGCATTCGTTGACTCGCCAGGGTCAATACGTACTACTGACGGTGTGTCAGCTAGCCGCTGAAGGCGAAACTCCTGAACGCACGAAGTTAATCTATCAACGGTATCAGAAGATACTACGGAATCATGGGACTGACCCGCTAAAACGGCGTCGAGTTCATGACCACCTATCGGATCTGAGCCTACACGGTATCTTACGGCTCGTCGATTCGACTGGTGGACGTGGTAACTACAACGAGTACGAGCTAGATGTTTCGCTCTCATCTGCGTTGGATGCGCTCGAGAGTGAATTTGGAGATCTTACTGAGATCCGTGAAACCGCAAAGAGGCATCAAGTTCTGGATTGA
- a CDS encoding DNA-binding protein: MSSKNVFGNEVSVDEQAFEQTDDEAAAAERYPVVDETPEFRPTVEQETQAKVDANHPDGIVDTDGDQIHGVTLGQEERIKAREAELERISAQAELGMQEGRAKRTRDIAAKQSAQRRAEFQKRAASVNPMADPEREDPRAELTQEQLAAVNTQADRLVEKLDGWSRAAIGRRLGEAVARGKDVSSAVVSVFEELQTAPGRVVPIGKLEAVDRKEVSIEGQVKTLWDPSHPSIAQVGLIADDSGQTRMTIWEASDAPWIEEGEQVRIHGAARNWYNGRVSVAVTGWSTIMFPERGRWWE, translated from the coding sequence ATGTCGAGTAAGAACGTCTTCGGTAATGAGGTTTCGGTCGATGAACAGGCATTCGAGCAGACGGACGACGAAGCGGCGGCTGCGGAACGCTACCCGGTCGTCGACGAGACGCCGGAGTTCCGGCCGACGGTCGAACAGGAGACGCAGGCGAAGGTGGATGCGAACCACCCAGACGGGATTGTCGACACTGACGGGGACCAAATTCACGGTGTGACCCTCGGACAGGAAGAGCGCATCAAGGCGCGGGAAGCCGAACTGGAGCGCATCAGTGCTCAAGCCGAACTGGGAATGCAGGAGGGTCGTGCGAAGCGGACGCGAGACATCGCGGCGAAGCAGAGCGCACAGCGGCGTGCGGAGTTCCAGAAGCGGGCTGCGAGCGTGAATCCGATGGCTGACCCGGAACGGGAGGATCCCCGTGCAGAACTGACGCAGGAGCAGTTGGCGGCGGTGAACACCCAAGCAGATCGGTTGGTCGAGAAGCTGGATGGTTGGTCGCGAGCGGCGATTGGCCGGCGGCTGGGTGAAGCCGTGGCCCGTGGGAAGGACGTGAGTAGTGCGGTCGTCAGCGTGTTCGAGGAGTTGCAGACGGCACCCGGTCGAGTGGTGCCCATCGGGAAGCTCGAAGCGGTTGATCGGAAGGAGGTGAGCATCGAAGGTCAGGTCAAGACATTGTGGGATCCCTCGCATCCGAGCATCGCTCAGGTTGGACTCATAGCGGACGACAGTGGGCAGACTCGCATGACGATCTGGGAGGCGTCAGATGCTCCGTGGATTGAGGAAGGCGAGCAGGTGCGCATTCATGGGGCGGCACGGAACTGGTACAATGGGCGCGTCTCAGTAGCCGTCACTGGGTGGAGCACCATTATGTTCCCCGAACGCGGTCGGTGGTGGGAATAG
- a CDS encoding toxin-antitoxin system TumE family protein — translation MAPEDDVEVVIDETREKGDEIVNIRILSVLKSEKSPEGVKYRFQYGKKRAENPILRYDNQHGVHERHDGGSVEEIDSPGVKPLLQRFLDEAGIDL, via the coding sequence ATGGCACCCGAAGACGACGTCGAAGTAGTCATCGACGAAACCCGTGAGAAAGGGGACGAAATTGTCAACATCCGCATCCTCTCTGTCCTGAAATCGGAGAAATCCCCGGAGGGAGTAAAATACAGGTTCCAATACGGGAAGAAAAGAGCCGAGAATCCCATCCTCCGATACGACAACCAGCACGGCGTTCACGAACGCCACGATGGAGGGAGCGTCGAAGAAATCGACTCCCCGGGCGTGAAACCGTTGCTTCAACGGTTCCTAGACGAAGCCGGAATTGACCTCTAA
- a CDS encoding CARDB domain-containing protein, translating to MKKLLAIALVVLLVVSSSAAALPGNAPEDVLNGDVLEISIDGPATLNTDDSGNVSVTVENTGKRAIEDVNILVFDGGEDLEVDGEGDIGHLSSGESVPIEFNISTGESLRAAGTNNLTFVVEDGKGNTHHAVETVVKVEYDVCEDSSADRFDKFLEGCYTDRFSNYISNIGDD from the coding sequence ATGAAAAAGCTTCTCGCGATAGCACTTGTGGTGCTTTTGGTCGTGTCCTCTTCTGCTGCTGCTCTCCCCGGTAACGCCCCAGAAGACGTTCTTAATGGAGATGTATTAGAAATCTCGATAGATGGCCCTGCCACACTGAACACGGACGACTCGGGGAACGTCTCGGTTACTGTTGAGAACACGGGGAAGCGTGCAATAGAAGACGTCAACATCCTCGTCTTTGACGGTGGCGAAGACCTCGAGGTCGACGGAGAAGGAGACATCGGCCACCTCAGTAGTGGCGAATCTGTACCTATTGAATTCAACATTAGTACCGGCGAAAGCCTCAGGGCGGCTGGGACGAATAACCTCACGTTTGTTGTAGAGGATGGCAAAGGGAATACCCACCACGCGGTGGAGACGGTTGTCAAAGTCGAATACGACGTCTGTGAGGACAGTAGTGCAGATCGGTTTGACAAATTCTTGGAAGGGTGTTATACCGACAGGTTTTCGAACTACATCTCCAACATTGGGGATGACTGA
- a CDS encoding tyrosine-type recombinase/integrase — translation MNVDDATEFTETVDRYLRSSGDSKQYRDTAETVLGQFETWLRRRDLDSFEALERDGEQIIRRYADRLNQRVDADGIAASTAQMYYNVISGFLGFCVRDGVLSRNPATTDRAREPLPRDDQDRTQQFWTPDVRQQLVEYTNDRASEAIEEDGLDATQAVQERAFIHVLAYTGVRGAEVFRVSGDDREGRQGLTWSRVDRESWTFRVWGKSQSWEDVSVLEQARDAIERWYRVQNPPTDEWPVFPTDHAPSKYAAIREAREDGEDLLADADVDAVLREYEIAPPAITTHGARKVLARIAENAGVEVDGEAPKLHGARRGLGDTLFRKDRGLASDILRHSSLSVTKQAYSHIDASERGDAASELLDE, via the coding sequence GTGAACGTCGACGACGCGACCGAGTTCACCGAGACGGTTGACCGCTACCTCCGCTCCAGCGGTGACTCCAAACAGTACCGCGACACCGCCGAGACGGTCCTCGGGCAGTTCGAGACGTGGCTGCGGCGCCGCGACCTCGACTCCTTCGAGGCCCTCGAACGCGACGGCGAACAAATCATCCGCCGGTACGCTGACCGGCTCAACCAGCGCGTCGACGCCGACGGTATCGCCGCCTCGACCGCACAGATGTACTACAACGTCATTAGCGGGTTCCTCGGGTTCTGCGTTCGTGACGGCGTCCTCTCGCGGAACCCAGCAACGACGGACCGTGCCCGCGAGCCCTTACCCCGGGATGACCAAGACCGCACCCAGCAGTTCTGGACACCGGACGTCCGACAGCAGCTGGTCGAGTACACGAACGACCGAGCGTCCGAGGCTATCGAGGAGGACGGCCTCGACGCGACGCAGGCGGTCCAAGAGCGGGCGTTCATCCACGTTCTCGCGTACACGGGTGTCAGAGGCGCAGAGGTTTTTCGAGTGAGCGGTGACGACCGTGAGGGCCGGCAGGGACTGACGTGGAGTCGTGTAGACCGCGAGTCGTGGACGTTCCGAGTCTGGGGGAAATCGCAGTCCTGGGAAGACGTCTCGGTGCTAGAGCAAGCACGAGACGCTATCGAACGGTGGTATCGCGTACAGAATCCGCCGACCGACGAGTGGCCGGTGTTCCCGACGGATCACGCCCCCTCGAAGTACGCCGCTATCCGAGAAGCGCGAGAGGACGGTGAAGACTTGCTCGCAGACGCTGACGTGGATGCAGTCCTTCGGGAGTACGAGATTGCACCGCCGGCGATCACGACCCACGGTGCCCGGAAGGTACTGGCGCGAATCGCCGAGAACGCCGGCGTCGAGGTAGACGGTGAGGCCCCCAAACTTCACGGTGCTCGTCGCGGACTCGGTGATACGCTGTTCCGGAAGGACCGGGGACTAGCGTCGGACATCCTACGGCACAGTAGCCTCTCGGTCACGAAACAGGCGTATTCACACATCGACGCTTCTGAGCGAGGGGACGCGGCGAGCGAACTGCTTGATGAGTAA
- a CDS encoding ImmA/IrrE family metallo-endopeptidase: MATTSDSSVSFDQTDTRSDEMNSTIEAWIDELVADVDDAQASAEFQEWLDVQSRFHDYSYRNTLLIKRQCPEATKVAGYRTWQEEFDRHVKEGEQAIWIWAPIITKQCPECENSPSYHEDSDCDYDKTPPEEWSKGLVGFRPAPVFDISQTEGEPLPELGTVATGDADDLVGQLTDAADDLGVTVQIVPEREWSPGEAKGICERLSLADAKPLVEVRDRENDADLARTVIHEYAHALLHFDVDDDIERSKREVEAEAVAYIVGRYYGLNTSGSAFYLAAWESDDSEVVRDRLSRISRTAEEIIAVLED; this comes from the coding sequence ATGGCTACGACCAGTGATTCGTCGGTCTCCTTCGATCAGACCGACACTCGATCGGACGAGATGAACAGCACCATCGAAGCATGGATTGATGAACTCGTCGCCGACGTCGATGACGCGCAGGCCAGCGCGGAGTTCCAGGAGTGGCTCGACGTCCAGAGTCGCTTCCACGATTACTCGTATCGAAATACACTCCTGATCAAGCGCCAGTGTCCCGAAGCGACGAAGGTCGCTGGCTATCGAACCTGGCAAGAGGAGTTCGACCGGCACGTCAAGGAAGGCGAGCAGGCCATCTGGATTTGGGCCCCGATCATCACGAAGCAGTGCCCAGAATGCGAGAATTCGCCAAGTTATCATGAGGACAGTGACTGTGATTACGACAAGACGCCGCCCGAGGAGTGGTCCAAGGGCCTTGTCGGGTTCAGACCCGCGCCGGTATTCGACATCTCCCAGACCGAAGGTGAGCCGCTTCCGGAACTCGGCACAGTGGCGACCGGTGACGCCGACGACCTCGTCGGCCAGTTGACTGACGCTGCTGACGACCTCGGAGTGACAGTTCAGATTGTTCCTGAACGGGAATGGTCACCCGGAGAGGCGAAGGGTATCTGTGAACGGCTGAGTCTCGCCGACGCCAAGCCTCTCGTCGAGGTTCGAGACCGCGAGAACGATGCGGACCTCGCCCGGACAGTGATTCACGAGTACGCGCACGCCTTGCTCCACTTCGACGTTGATGACGATATAGAGCGCTCGAAACGCGAAGTCGAGGCGGAAGCTGTAGCGTACATTGTCGGGCGGTACTATGGGCTCAACACGAGTGGATCGGCGTTCTATCTTGCTGCTTGGGAATCAGACGATTCAGAAGTCGTCCGCGATCGTCTCAGCCGGATCAGCCGAACTGCAGAGGAAATTATTGCGGTTCTCGAAGACTGA
- a CDS encoding HVO_A0114 family putative DNA-binding protein, with amino-acid sequence MPSNTLVVRVESDQDFAEHVLDAAERADKGKITEDQYGVSLPDEAALARILSEKNLELIRTIAREEPSSQRELARLVDRDIKNVSNSLTDLAELGLVKFEEDGRSKRPVVWYNDIHVKYDLGVDGEGTEVSA; translated from the coding sequence ATGCCAAGCAATACCCTCGTAGTCCGAGTCGAATCGGACCAAGACTTCGCAGAACACGTCCTCGACGCCGCAGAACGCGCCGATAAAGGCAAAATAACTGAGGACCAGTACGGTGTCTCACTCCCCGATGAGGCCGCACTCGCACGCATCCTGAGCGAGAAGAATCTCGAACTCATCCGGACGATCGCTCGCGAAGAGCCGAGTAGCCAACGCGAGTTAGCCCGACTCGTCGACCGTGACATCAAGAACGTCTCGAACTCGCTCACCGATCTTGCTGAACTCGGCCTCGTCAAATTCGAAGAAGACGGCAGGTCGAAGCGACCGGTCGTCTGGTACAACGATATCCACGTCAAGTACGATCTCGGCGTTGATGGTGAGGGAACCGAAGTGAGTGCATAA
- a CDS encoding ArsR/SmtB family transcription factor, with translation MEQQKESEAFADDTPLVWLLGKPARVRILSVFVDERGYELNVSEIARQAGIARSTVYDHIDDFVDVRIVEETRQSEARQRYRLNEENDIAELLYKLDGVTLQALLERDGHLEE, from the coding sequence ATGGAACAACAGAAGGAGTCCGAGGCGTTCGCGGATGACACGCCGTTGGTGTGGTTACTTGGGAAGCCAGCTCGAGTGCGAATTCTGAGCGTCTTCGTCGATGAACGAGGGTACGAGCTGAACGTGAGTGAAATCGCCCGACAGGCGGGGATCGCTCGGTCGACGGTGTACGACCACATCGACGACTTCGTCGACGTCAGGATCGTCGAGGAGACGCGACAGTCGGAGGCGCGACAGCGGTACCGACTCAACGAGGAGAACGATATCGCAGAGCTTCTCTACAAACTCGACGGTGTCACGCTGCAGGCTCTGCTTGAGCGCGACGGACACCTCGAAGAGTAG